The following are encoded in a window of Leptotrichia trevisanii DSM 22070 genomic DNA:
- the plsY gene encoding glycerol-3-phosphate 1-O-acyltransferase PlsY — MITILLMAISYILGSIPNALWIGKVFKGIDIREHGSRNTGSTNAARVLGVKLGILTLILDISKGLVPTLIAILLKVDFFENLTKISNLDYVLVGICAIFGHVFSIFMNFKGGKAVATTLGVFLILVPKAILFAAIVFFVIFAISKYVSLSSILAAISLPIFIYFLYQQIIYVILGILIAILIVVKHKSNIERLKNGTESKFNLKNKK, encoded by the coding sequence ATGATTACAATTTTATTAATGGCTATTTCCTATATTCTGGGAAGTATACCAAATGCACTTTGGATAGGAAAAGTATTTAAAGGGATAGATATTCGTGAGCATGGGAGCAGAAATACAGGCTCTACAAATGCTGCTCGTGTTTTAGGAGTAAAATTAGGTATTTTGACATTAATTCTAGATATTTCCAAAGGATTAGTTCCGACGTTGATAGCAATTTTATTAAAAGTTGATTTTTTTGAAAATTTGACAAAAATTTCAAACCTTGATTATGTATTAGTTGGAATTTGTGCAATTTTTGGACATGTGTTTTCTATTTTTATGAATTTTAAAGGTGGAAAGGCTGTTGCGACAACGCTTGGAGTATTTTTAATTTTAGTGCCAAAAGCCATATTGTTTGCTGCAATTGTGTTTTTTGTGATTTTTGCTATTTCGAAATATGTTTCGCTGTCTTCGATTTTGGCGGCTATATCACTTCCAATTTTTATATATTTTTTATATCAGCAGATAATATATGTTATTCTAGGAATTTTAATAGCAATTTTGATTGTAGTAAAACATAAAAGCAATATTGAAAGATTAAAAAATGGAACAGAATCTAAATTTAATTTAAAGAATAAAAAATAA